A stretch of DNA from Bacteroidales bacterium:
AATACAAGGAATAGACTGAATAAATAAAAAGTTCTTTGTGCAATTTGAATATATGGTATAAAACACTTAGAGACTGTTTAAAATTCATATAGAAATTCGATTAACCATTAACCGAATCATGGATAACTGGATAAAAGCGATACCAGATTCGGGTAACCTTTCATAATCTTTAGACATTCTTCGATGAAAAGAAAGCCAGGCAAATGTTCGTTCTACAATCCAGCGTTTGGGCAAGACTTTGAATGTGCCTGTTTCATTTCTTTTCACAATTTCCAGCGTCCATCCAAACTGAAGCCATACCCACTCAATCAATTCACCCATATAACCTCCATCTGCAAATATTTTCCGAATACCCGTAAGGTACTTGTCTTTCAAGGACTTCATAACTTCTCTTGCGCCGACACTATCATGGATATTGGCAGCATGAATAACGATAATCATAACCAAGCCCAGAGTATCAACAACAATGTGCCGCTTTCTTCCTTTGGTCTTTTTTCCGCCGTCATACCCAACATCTCCTTCACAAAGATTACAAGCCTTTACACTTTGGCTGTCAATAATACCAACCGATGGTGTAGGCTTTTTGCCAATACCTATTCTGACTTTTTCTACAAGGAAATCATGCGTCTCTTCGATCAAGCCATCTCTCTTCCACTTACGGAAGTAATAATAAACAGATTCCCATGGTGCATAATCTTTGGGAAGCATTCGCCACTGTATTCCGCTTTTAGTAATGTAAAGAAGCGCATTCATAATATCCCGGAGGCAGTATTTTCTCTTTCTTTGGTTAGGATCAATAAGATTTTCTATAACTTGCCACTGGCTTTCGGTCAAATCGCTTGGATAGGTTTTCATTT
This window harbors:
- a CDS encoding IS5 family transposase produces the protein MKTYPSDLTESQWQVIENLIDPNQRKRKYCLRDIMNALLYITKSGIQWRMLPKDYAPWESVYYYFRKWKRDGLIEETHDFLVEKVRIGIGKKPTPSVGIIDSQSVKACNLCEGDVGYDGGKKTKGRKRHIVVDTLGLVMIIVIHAANIHDSVGAREVMKSLKDKYLTGIRKIFADGGYMGELIEWVWLQFGWTLEIVKRNETGTFKVLPKRWIVERTFAWLSFHRRMSKDYERLPESGIAFIQLSMIRLMVNRISI